A section of the Ictalurus punctatus breed USDA103 chromosome 8, Coco_2.0, whole genome shotgun sequence genome encodes:
- the chmp1a gene encoding charged multivesicular body protein 1a has translation MDDTLFQLKFTAKQLERLAKKAEKDSKAEQAKVKKALQQKNVDCARVYAENAIRKKNEGVNWLRMASRVDAVASKVQTAVTMKGVTKSMTQVTKALDKALNSMDLQKVSAVMDKFESQVQNLDVHTSVMEDSMSSATTLTTPQQQVDDLIVQIAEESGLEVMDQLNELPAGASALGESSARTQDKEEQLSRRLAALRN, from the exons ATGGACG ATACACTGTTCCAGTTAAAG TTCACAGCGAAGCAGCTGGAGAGACTGGCGAAGAAAGCCGAGAAGGACTCGAAAGCAGAGCAGGCTAAGGTTAAAAAG gcTCTCCAGCAGAAGAACGTGGACTGTGCACGTGTGTACGCTGAGAATGCCATCCGTAAGAAGAATGAGGGTGTGAATTGGCTGCGTATGGCGTCACGTGTCGATGCCGTGGCCTCTAAGGTCCAAACTGCCGTCACCATGAagggg GTGACTAAGAGCATGACCCAGGTGACCAAGGCTCTGGATAAAGCTCTGAACTCCATGGACCTGCAGAAGGTCTCGGCCGTCATGGACAAGTTTGAGAGTCAGGTCCAGAATCTGGATGTACACACTTCA gtgATGGAGGACTCGATGAGCTCAGCCACCACCCTGACGACGCCACAGCAGCAGGTGGATGATCTGATTGTGCAGATTGCGGAGGAGAGTGGGCTGGAGGTGATGGATCAGCTGAACGAGCTTCCTGCAGGAGCCTCCGCCCTCGGGGAGAGTTCAGCCAGGACACAGGACAAAGAGGAACAGCTGTCccgcag ACTGGCGGCTCTGAGGAACTGA
- the slc10a3 gene encoding P3 protein, with translation MRNISALCCLILLPTAFTLALLPDPGPRLNGTGDHPERYLHIGDGSSLEFEFPENTKGVIVISSRRQSWRQTVRVRSLEPDVLSILNVSDSDGGRAGPVNSYVISIRSGLPGTAPLLIQLLDLEPSSEPVLIEERRDYSIRVAPGGDGDGDGSAQLAHFSEHPVLFALLPLIFVNKCAFGCKVEVEVLRDLLRRPVPLLLGIVGQFLVMPLYAYAVSQLVALPKALALGLVITCSAPGGGGGYLYSLLLGGDVTLAICMTLVSTVFATAAMPLSSALYGRMLGVHAALHVPFVKILGTLLFIAIPISLGVCVKLRLPALTRVLLALIRPFSFLLIVGGVFMAYQMGASILANVQLYIVLVGVTVPLLGLLVGFGLARAAGLAVPQRRTVAIEVGVQNSLLALAVMQLSFRRAEADFASQAPFIVALSSTSEMLLLVIAHLTHRRLCHTDKNNSET, from the coding sequence ATGCGGAACATCTCCGCTCTGTGCTGCCTGATCctgcttcccacagcgttcacACTCGCCCTCCTCCCGGACCCGGGGCCGCGGTTAAACGGAACCGGGGATCACCCTGAGCGCTACCTGCACATCGGAGACGGATCGTCGCTGGAGTTTGAATTTCCTGAAAACACCAAAGGCGTGATCGTGATCTCGAGCCGGCGGCAGAGCTGGAGGCAGACGGTGCGAGTGCGCTCCTTAGAACCGGACGTGCTCTCCATCCTGAACGTCAGCGACAGTGATGGTGGACGTGCCGGCCCGGTGAACAGCTACGTCATCAGCATCCGCTCTGGATTACCCGGAACTGCTCCGTTACTCATCCAGCTGCTGGATCTGGAGCCCAGTTCCGAGCCGGTTCTGATCGAAGAGCGGCGGGATTATTCCATCCGGGTGGCGCCGGGTGGAGATGGAGACGGAGACGGTTCTGCGCAGCTCGCTCACTTCTCCGAGCACCCGGTTCTGTTCGCTCTCCTGCCCCTCATCTTCGTCAACAAGTGTGCGTTCGGTTGtaaggtggaggtggaggtgctGCGTGATCTCCTGCGCCGGCCCGTCCCACTCCTCCTCGGGATCGTGGGACAGTTCCTGGTGATGCCTCTGTACGCGTACGCCGTGTCCCAGCTGGTGGCGCTGCCCAAAGCGCTCGCTCTGGGGCTGGTCATCACCTGTTCGGCGCCGGGCGGAGGAGGCGGCTATCTGTACAGCCTGTTGTTAGGCGGAGACGTGACCCTGGCCATCTGCATGACCCTAGTGTCCACCGTGTTTGCGACGGCGGCCATGCCTCTTTCGTCAGCGCTGTACGGGCGGATGCTCGGCGTCCACGCCGCCCTCCACGTGCCGTTTGTGAAGATCCTGGGCACGCTGCTGTTCATCGCCATCCCCATCTCCCTGGGCGTGTGCGTCAAGCTGCGGCTGCCGGCGCTCACCCGGGTTCTCCTCGCCCTCATACGCCCCTTCAGCTTCCTGCTCATCGTGGGCGGGGTCTTCATGGCGTATCAGATGGGCGCCTCCATCCTGGCCAACGTGCAGCTCTACATCGTGCTGGTGGGCGTCACGGTGCCGCTGCTGGGGCTGCTGGTGGGCTTTGGGCTGGCGCGCGCGGCCGGACTCGCTGTGCCGCAGAGGAGGACGGTGGCCATCGAGGTGGGTGTCCAGAACAGCCTGCTCGCCCTCGCCGTCATGCAGCTGTCGTTCCGGCGCGCGGAGGCGGACTTCGCGTCTCAGGCGCCGTTCATCGTCGCTCTCAGCAGCACCAGCGAGATGCTCCTGCTCGTCATCGcacacctcacacacagacGACTCTGCCACACGGACAAAAACAATTCTGAGAcctga